A stretch of the Musa acuminata AAA Group cultivar baxijiao chromosome BXJ2-7, Cavendish_Baxijiao_AAA, whole genome shotgun sequence genome encodes the following:
- the LOC135616778 gene encoding 65-kDa microtubule-associated protein 1-like isoform X1, producing MAITDTQNPLLGETTCGSLLQQLQLLWDEVGECDEERDRMLLQLEQECLEVYKRKVEQASKTRALLLQSLADSKAELIRLLSALGEKSFIGIPDKSYGTIKEQLAAIAPLLEQMCKQKEDRIREFSDVQLQIEKIRGEIAGNLKIGEQIGTTVDEEDLSLKKLDEYQFQLQELQKEKSDRLHKVLDFVSTVHDLCAVLGLDFFGTIIEVHPSLNDSVGVQSKSISDDTLSKLSSMVTALEEDKKTRLRKLQELAAQLTDLWNLMDTPMEEQSLFSHVTCNISATVDEVTIPGALALDLIEQAEVEVERLDQLKASKMKEIAFKKQTELEDIYARAHIDIDSAASRDKILALIDSGNVEPSELLAEMDHQILKAKEEGMSRKEILEKVEKWMSACEEESWLEDYSRDDNRYNSSRGAHLNLKRAEKARILVNKIPALVDMLIAKTRAWEEDRGMSFMYDGVPLLAMLDEYTLLRQEREEEKRRQRDQKRIHEQLATEKEALFGSRPSPARPLGPKKVMGPHANGGASNGTPSRRLSLNANQGSMNGVRSMSRDGKRDSNRPAAPVNYVAIAKEDAASQMCVTEQAPASP from the exons ATGGCTATCACAGATACCCAGAATCCATTATTGGGTGAAACCACATGTGGGTCTTTGCTGCAGCAGTTGCAG CTATTATGGGATGAGGTTGGTGAGTGTGATGAAGAACGTGATAGAATGCTGCTTCAGCTAGAACAGGAGTGCTTGGAGGTTTACAAGAGGAAAGTTGAGCAGGCGTCAAAGACAAGAGCGCTTCTTCTCCAGTCCTTGGCTGATTCAAAAGCTGAACTCATCAGACTTCTTTCTGCTCTAGGGGAAAAATCTTTCATTGGCATT CCTGATAAGTCCTATGGCACAATCAAGGAGCAACTAGCAGCTATAGCACCACTTCTGGAGCAAATGTGCAAGCAGAAAGAGGATAGGATAAGAGAATTTTCTGATGTGCAACTACAAATTGAGAAAATCCGTGGAGAAATTGCTGGAAATTTGAAGATTGGTGAGCAAATTGGGACAACAGTTGATGAGGAGGATTTGTCACTGAAAAAGCTGGATGAGTACCAGTTCCAACTGCAAGAACTTCAGAAAGAGAAG AGCGATAGGCTGCATAAGGTCCTTGACTTTGTCAGCACAGTGCATGACCTCTGTGCAGTTCTGGGGTTAGATTTCTTTGGTACTATAATAGAAGTTCATCCTAGTTTAAATGACTCTGTTGGTGTACAATCAAAGAGCATCAGCGATGATACCTTATCCAAGCTTTCTAGCATGGTCACAGCACTTGAAGAAGACAAGAAAACGAGGCTACGAAAG CTTCAAGAGTTAGCTGCTCAGCTTACTGATCTTTGGAATCTGATGGACACACCAATGGAGGAACAAAGTTTGTTTAGTCATGTAACATGTAATATATCTGCTACAGTGGATGAGGTTACCATTCCTGGAGCTCTCGCCCTTGACCTGATTGAACAG GCGGAAGTGGAAGTTGAAAGGCTAGATCAGCTAAAGGCAAGCAAGATGAAGGAAATAGCTTTTAAGAAACAAACTGAACTTGAAGACATTTATGCTCGTGCTCACATAGACATAGACTCTGCAGCTTCAAGAGATAAGATATTGGCTCTAATTGACTCTGGAAATGTTGAACCTTCAGAATTACTAGCAGAAATGGATCATCAGATACTGAAAGCTAAAGAGGAAGGGATGAGCCGAAAAGAAATATTGGAAAAGGTTGAAAAATGGATGTCAGCATGCGAAGAAGAAAGCTGGCTTGAAGACTACAGTCGG GATGATAATAGATATAACTCAAGTAGAGGTGCACATTTAAATCTCAAGCGCGCAGAAAAAGCTCGGATATTGGTTAACAAGATTCCAG CTCTTGTTGATATGCTAATTGCCAAGACTCGAGCATGGGAGGAGGATCGTGGCATGTCATTCATGTACGACGGTGTTCCACTTCTTGCTATGCTAGACGAATATACCTTGCTAAGGCAGGAAAGAGAGGAGGAAAAACGAAGGCAGAGG GATCAGAAGCGCATTCATGAGCAACTTGCCACTGAAAAAGAAGCTTTGTTTGGTTCAAGGCCAAGTCCAGCCAGGCCACTTGGTCCAAAGAAGGTGATGGGCCCTCATGCAAATGGCGGCGCATCTAATGGAACCCCTAGTCGGCGGCTATCCCTTAACGCCAACCAAGGCAGCATGAACGGCGTCAGATCCATGAGCAGGGATGGAAAAAGAGACAGTAACAGGCCAGCAGCTCCAGTGAACTATGTTGCCATAGCAAAAGAGGATGCAGCCTCCCAAATGTGTGTCACTGAGCAAGCTCCTGCTTCACCATGA
- the LOC103991076 gene encoding zinc finger protein ZAT2 — protein MAAAVIPTTGAARHGSTTRGRPTSAFSEPPGIESDQTVMAPHDDDIREATAEHEDDPRCRLCRKSFRNMKSLYGHMRVHERNWKGVNPPTRDENASASPLIGSAWPGRGNRGRRGKPDLDPDDFDDEEHRAAKHLQRLSEEFRARQKQDERRNDVAPRPPPPPPSSSSTCTASEMKKKTKAEDATRQYVRGTCNKAFASRHALGGHMVSHNKGRKKSSQVFGTSVGEPKRADDAAMIDPPHDVRMKASDREHRCELCGKVFLSGQALGGHKRAHYQQKLAAMGNTASQASHPPYTIDLNKEPQP, from the coding sequence ATGGCAGCCGCAGTTATTCCGACAACCGGTGCAGCACGTCATGGATCAACAACACGCGGCCGACCGACGTCAGCCTTCTCGGAGCCTCCTGGAATCGAGAGCGATCAAACCGTGATGGCGCCTCACGATGATGACATTCGAGAAGCAACAGCAGAGCATGAAGATGATCCTCGTTGTAGGCTCTGCAGGAAGTCCTTCCGGAACATGAAGTCGTTGTACGGTCACATGAGAGTCCATGAGAGGAATTGGAAGGGCGTAAACCCACCGACCCGAGATGAGAACGCCTCAGCTTCGCCTTTGATCGGTTCAGCATGGCcgggcagaggaaacagaggaagacGAGGCAAACCAGATCTCGACCCCGACGACTTCGACGACGAAGAACACCGAGCCGCCAAGCATCTCCAGCGCTTGAGCGAGGAGTTCCGTGCCAGACAAAAGCAAGACGAGAGGAGGAACGACGTGGCGCcccgaccaccaccaccaccaccttcttcttcttcgacatGTACAGCatcagagatgaagaagaagacgaaggcgGAGGACGCGACAAGGCAATACGTTCGCGGCACATGCAACAAGGCGTTCGCTTCCCGCCACGCACTGGGCGGCCACATGGTGAGCCACAACAAAGGCAGGAAGAAAAGCTCGCAGGTGTTCGGGACATCGGTGGGGGAACCCAAGCGAGCGGATGACGCCGCCATGATCGATCCACCACATGATGTGCGTATGAAAGCTTCGGATAGGGAGCACCGATGTGAGCTATGCGGCAAGGTGTTTCTATCGGGGCAGGCATTGGGTGGGCACAAGCGAGCGCATTACCAACAGAAGCTTGCAGCCATGGGAAACACGGCTAGCCAAGCAAGCCATCCACCATATACCATCGATCTCAACAAAGAGCCACAGCCATAA
- the LOC135616778 gene encoding 65-kDa microtubule-associated protein 1-like isoform X2: MCKQKEDRIREFSDVQLQIEKIRGEIAGNLKIGEQIGTTVDEEDLSLKKLDEYQFQLQELQKEKSDRLHKVLDFVSTVHDLCAVLGLDFFGTIIEVHPSLNDSVGVQSKSISDDTLSKLSSMVTALEEDKKTRLRKLQELAAQLTDLWNLMDTPMEEQSLFSHVTCNISATVDEVTIPGALALDLIEQAEVEVERLDQLKASKMKEIAFKKQTELEDIYARAHIDIDSAASRDKILALIDSGNVEPSELLAEMDHQILKAKEEGMSRKEILEKVEKWMSACEEESWLEDYSRDDNRYNSSRGAHLNLKRAEKARILVNKIPALVDMLIAKTRAWEEDRGMSFMYDGVPLLAMLDEYTLLRQEREEEKRRQRDQKRIHEQLATEKEALFGSRPSPARPLGPKKVMGPHANGGASNGTPSRRLSLNANQGSMNGVRSMSRDGKRDSNRPAAPVNYVAIAKEDAASQMCVTEQAPASP; the protein is encoded by the exons ATGTGCAAGCAGAAAGAGGATAGGATAAGAGAATTTTCTGATGTGCAACTACAAATTGAGAAAATCCGTGGAGAAATTGCTGGAAATTTGAAGATTGGTGAGCAAATTGGGACAACAGTTGATGAGGAGGATTTGTCACTGAAAAAGCTGGATGAGTACCAGTTCCAACTGCAAGAACTTCAGAAAGAGAAG AGCGATAGGCTGCATAAGGTCCTTGACTTTGTCAGCACAGTGCATGACCTCTGTGCAGTTCTGGGGTTAGATTTCTTTGGTACTATAATAGAAGTTCATCCTAGTTTAAATGACTCTGTTGGTGTACAATCAAAGAGCATCAGCGATGATACCTTATCCAAGCTTTCTAGCATGGTCACAGCACTTGAAGAAGACAAGAAAACGAGGCTACGAAAG CTTCAAGAGTTAGCTGCTCAGCTTACTGATCTTTGGAATCTGATGGACACACCAATGGAGGAACAAAGTTTGTTTAGTCATGTAACATGTAATATATCTGCTACAGTGGATGAGGTTACCATTCCTGGAGCTCTCGCCCTTGACCTGATTGAACAG GCGGAAGTGGAAGTTGAAAGGCTAGATCAGCTAAAGGCAAGCAAGATGAAGGAAATAGCTTTTAAGAAACAAACTGAACTTGAAGACATTTATGCTCGTGCTCACATAGACATAGACTCTGCAGCTTCAAGAGATAAGATATTGGCTCTAATTGACTCTGGAAATGTTGAACCTTCAGAATTACTAGCAGAAATGGATCATCAGATACTGAAAGCTAAAGAGGAAGGGATGAGCCGAAAAGAAATATTGGAAAAGGTTGAAAAATGGATGTCAGCATGCGAAGAAGAAAGCTGGCTTGAAGACTACAGTCGG GATGATAATAGATATAACTCAAGTAGAGGTGCACATTTAAATCTCAAGCGCGCAGAAAAAGCTCGGATATTGGTTAACAAGATTCCAG CTCTTGTTGATATGCTAATTGCCAAGACTCGAGCATGGGAGGAGGATCGTGGCATGTCATTCATGTACGACGGTGTTCCACTTCTTGCTATGCTAGACGAATATACCTTGCTAAGGCAGGAAAGAGAGGAGGAAAAACGAAGGCAGAGG GATCAGAAGCGCATTCATGAGCAACTTGCCACTGAAAAAGAAGCTTTGTTTGGTTCAAGGCCAAGTCCAGCCAGGCCACTTGGTCCAAAGAAGGTGATGGGCCCTCATGCAAATGGCGGCGCATCTAATGGAACCCCTAGTCGGCGGCTATCCCTTAACGCCAACCAAGGCAGCATGAACGGCGTCAGATCCATGAGCAGGGATGGAAAAAGAGACAGTAACAGGCCAGCAGCTCCAGTGAACTATGTTGCCATAGCAAAAGAGGATGCAGCCTCCCAAATGTGTGTCACTGAGCAAGCTCCTGCTTCACCATGA
- the LOC103990478 gene encoding serine/threonine-protein phosphatase PP-X isozyme 2 — protein sequence MSDLDRQIEQLKRCEPLKESEVKALCLKAMEILVEESNVQRVDAPVTICGDIHGQFYDMKELFKVGGDCPKTNYLFLGDFVDRGFYSVETFLLLLALKVRYPDRITLIRGNHESRQITQVYGFYDECLRKYGSVNVWRYCTDIFDYLSLSALIENKIFSVHGGLSPAITTLDQIRTIDRKQEVPHDGAMCDLLWSDPEDVDGWGLSPRGAGYLFGGNVVTSFNHSNNIDYICRAHQLVMEGYKWMFNNQIVTVWSAPNYCYRCGNVAAILVLDENLDQQFTVFEAAPHESRGVPSKKPAPDYFL from the exons ATGTCGGATTTGGACCGTCAGATCGAGCAGCTGAAGCGGTGTGAGCCGCTGAAGGAGTCGGAGGTCAAGGCACTATGCCTCAAGGCCATGGAGATCCTCGTCGAGGAGAGCAACGTTCAAAGAGTCGATGCCCCCGTCACG ATATGTGGTGACATTCATGGCCAGTTCTATGACATGAAAGAGCTATTCAAGGTTGGAGGTGACTGCCCGAAGACAAATTACTTGTTTTTGGGTGATTTTGTTGACCGTGGATTTTATTCAGTTGAAACTTTCTTGCTTCTGCTAGCGTTGAAG GTGAGATATCCAGACCGTATAACTCTGATACGAGGAAACCACGAAAGCCGGCAGATTACACAG GTATATGGATTCTATGATGAATGCCTCCGTAAATATGGTTCTGTAAACGTATGGAGATATTGCACAGATATCTTCGACTACTTGAG TCTATCAGCACTGATTGAAAACAAAATATTTAGTGTTCATGGGGGTCTATCTCCTGCCATAACAACTTTAGATcag ATCAGAACAATTGATCGGAAGCAGGAAGTGCCTCATGATGGGGCCATGTGTGATCTTCTATGGTCAGATCCAGAAGATGTTGATGGCTGGGGGTTAAGTCCTAGGGGTGCAGGCTACTTGTTTGGAGGAAATGTTGTTACATCTTTCAACCATTCAAACAACATAGATTATATATGTCGGGCACATCAACTGGTAATGGAAGGTTACAAATGGATGTTCAATAATCAGATTGTCACAGTCTGGTCTGCTCCTAATTACTGTTACAG ATGCGGAAACGTGGCTGCTATTTTGGTGTTGGATGAGAACCTTGACCAGCAGTTCACCGTCTTTGAAGCTGCACCACAT GAATCAAGAGGGGTTCCATCAAAAAAGCCAGCCCCCGATTACTTCCTCTGA